A window of Struthio camelus isolate bStrCam1 unplaced genomic scaffold, bStrCam1.hap1 HAP1_SCAFFOLD_113, whole genome shotgun sequence genomic DNA:
tcccctcccctccctgcgcAGCCCTATACGAGCCCCTGGagactcccctcccctccctgcgcAGCCCTATACGAGCCCCTGGagactcccctcccctcctctccccgcaCAGCCCTATACGAGCCCCTGGagactcccctcccctcctctccccgcaCAGCCCTATACGAGCCCCTGGagactcccctcccctcccctccccgcgcagcCCTATACGAGCCCCTGGagactccccctcccctcccctccctgcacagccctatACGAGcccctggagaccccccccccccccccccggggcccaggcgttcggcgATTGAAGCGGGTGGCTGCGACCTGGTTCGGTGCTTTATTACAGCATCTCAAGGCCACGGTGGGGGCTGCCCCGGGCCTACACCCCCACCCTCGAGGCCTCCGgcctctggccccgccccctggagagccccccccccccccaccgtggggCACCCCACGGCCATGGGGCCATAAAGTGCTTCATTAACGAGTTTCTCGttacaaaataattaaagcaaaatATACAGAGAGCCGGGCGCCACTGtgggccctgccccacggcacaggGGACCCGTGGTGGGACCTGCCCCATGGCCGCGGTGGGGAGAGCCCATGATGGGACCTGCCCCACACGCGGGCCCCACGGTGGGACCTGCCCCACAGGCGGTTGGGGGGGGCGGTCCCGCGTTCAGCAACAATGGGGCGGGGCAGGAGCAAAGCCAGGGCGGGGCTTCAGCCTGTCAGTCAAACGCCGTCGCCGTGGAAACGGCTCTTCCTCTCCCAAGAGCAGCCCGATGGGTGGGGCCGGGGCGTGGCCCGGGGAGGAGGCGTGGCTCCCGGCGGGGGCGTGGCCATCACCAGTTCATGACGCAGTTGCGGTTGAGCGTCATGAAATAAACCTGGCTGCTGCCGCCCGAGCGCACCGAGGCGAAGAAGACCTGTGGGGACAGAGGAGGACATGGGGCAGCCATGGAAGGGCCATGCCACAGGGTGGGCAGGGACATGGGCGACACGTGGGCCGCGTGATGGGGACACGTGGGGATGTGGGCGAGCAGGGACACGGGAACATGGGATTCACAGGACAGTGCGGATACAAGGTCAGCAGGAacatggggttgggggggggggggcatccctgctgtccccatgtcccagtcTCATGTCCCTGCTGGTCCGAATCCCTGAGCTGTCCCTATGTCCCTGTCCCCACATCCCAGCTGCAACCAACCTCGTGTGCGTGTCCCTATTCCCAcaccccatgtccctgctgtccccaggcaTGTGTCGCACGTCCTCCTGGGTCCCCACTAGTTCCCcgcgagccgcccccccccccccccaaccttgtcGTTGCGCTCGCAGAGGAACTTGAGCCGCTGTGCCCGCTTGTGCATGAAGACGCCATCGAGGTGGCCCGTCTCCACCGAGCGGATCTCAATGGCCTTCTCGCCCCAGCCCATGATCTGGTTGGAGCAGATGTATGCTGCACAGATGAGGGGGCcgtcagtgggggggggggcccagatATCCGGCCCCCCCCCTTGCAGGTGccccctgccctcctcacccACGGAGGTGGGGGTCTCGCCCCACTGCAGCACCACGTCCTTGGTGATGCGCCCGTAGGTGTTGACGTAGACGCCCTCGTCCTCATAGCACAGCAGCATCTCCAGCCCCGCCGTCTCTGGCAGGAAGATGATGGCGTGCGGCGTCACCTGGCTCTGGATCTGCAGGGAGGTGGGGGACAGCATGGGTTGCCCCATGTCCCTcctgcattcccccccccccccccccccggtggtcTCACCTCACTCTGGATCTGCACGGGCAGCCCtgtgcggccccccccccccccaccggtgTCCCTTAGGTGCCTGTGTCCCCCCAGTGTGGGATACCACCAGGTTCTGGATCTGTGGGGACATCCCAGGTGGCTTCATGTGCCTGGTGTCCCTCCCCCTGTGGTGTCACCTCACTCCAGATCTGCAGGGCCACCCACCGTGGGGCAGCGCCACTTCCCATGTCCCCCTACCATGTGTAATGTCACCTGGCTCTGGGGGAGATGGAATGGGATGGTGGGTGATggaatgtccccatgtccccctccaCAGGTGTCCCCCGCCCATATGCATGTCTCTGCTCACGTGCACAGGCACGTAGACATCATAGGTGTTGCCTGAGTCGACATCGATGGCGTGGAAGCCGGCGCCAGAGCCGTAAATCACCTTGAGCCGCTGCCCCTCTTCCACCGTCAACTCCACCAGCAGCGGCCGGTGGGGCAGGTCCCCGAAGGActgtgggggtcggggggggtgcTGGTGACCCACAGCAGCTCCATGCATGCCATCCCAGCCCCACCGATCTCCCAGACCCACACCAGGACCACCAAAGACCCATGGTAACCCCACCCCCCAAAGGGCAGAGTGGGGAATGCCAGGGCcctccagccccatggcagggatgccgcagccctgccccacagcatctGCCCCATGCATCCCCCTGGACACCTTGAAGGCCATGAACTTGTGGTAGGGCTTGGGGGCCCAGGCGTAGACCTCCACAGAGCTGCGCAGGGCGATCACCAGGAACTTGATCCGCTCATACTTCACTGTGGGAGGGGGAACGGGGGAACGTCAGCCCCTGCGCCatggggcagccctgcagccccccccccccccggcaccctggGGTGGCCCCTTACCCACGCGGTAGTGCACACAGCCCTCCATGTCGCCCACCGTGGTCCAGCCCTGCTTCTTCTCCACCTCGGGGTCATTGCGCAGGATCTTGTTGCGCAGCCACGACAGGTAGTAGACGCGCAGCTTGTTGCGCTTCCCTGTGCGACAATGGCATCAGTGGGGCCCCGCCGGGCCAGCGTGGGGTGGGGGAGGATGATGTGAGGAGGGGGTTGCCCAGACacgctggggcagggggggtggGCCGGGGAGCCAGAGGCTCCGTGGGGGGCTGTgtagggccctgtggggcagctgtgggggctACATGAGGGACTGTGGGGTGGTTATGGCGCTGTGCAGAGCCTTGTGGGGCGGCCAAAAGGCTGTGTAGGGCCCTGTGGGGCGGCCATAGGGCATTTCAGGGCCAtgtggggcagtgcagtgcaggggtggggctgtgcagggcagtgtggggcggcagtggggcagctgtggggccatGCAGGGCAGTATGGGGCAGCggtggggctgtgcagggccatgtggggcagcagtggggccacaaggccatgtggggtggctgtggggcagccaagGGGCCATGCAGGGCTGTGTGGggtggctttggggctgtgcagggccatGTGGGGTGGCAGGCGCGGGGCGGGCTCACCAGAGATGGTGGTGAGCAGGTTGAGGCCCTCGAGCACATCCATCTGCTGGAAGCGGCGGCGCGCGATGAGCCCGTAGACCTTGCCCTGCCCCGAGcggtccagcagcagcagccccgtcTCTGTCCCCACCAGCAGGTTCACgcctgcacgcacacacagaacACATGCGTGACGCTTGTATGGCGGGGCGGGGGTGGGCAGGGGACACGAATGCGACGGTGCGGGGACATGCATGGGCGGAGGGGGCACGTGCAGGTGCGAACAGGAGGGTGCAGGGCCATGCGTGTGCATACGTGATGGGGCGTGACTGTGGGGACACGTAACGTGTGTGCAGAGGGCACAGGGCATGCACAATTCTGGGGACATGTGACCACAAGGGCAGGGGGacatatgtgcatgtgtgagcATGGGGGCACATGGGCATGGGTGGGGAGCTCTCCGGTGGCTCATAGGCACGTTGGGACATGCAACAtacgtgcggggggggggggcacaggatGCACAAGTGTGGGGATGTGTGACcacaagggcggggggggggggcacacgtATGTATGGGACAGGGCACGTGTGAGCGTGGGGATACGCGGGCCCAGGTCACGGAGTGCTCAGCAGCGTGGGGACACAGCACACACGTGCGTGCTGGGACACATGCGAACACGCGTGAGCAGCGAGGCAGCGCACCCCAGAGGGCGGCGCAGAGGATCTCCGAGTTGAAGCGCTTCTTGTACTTGCGGATCTCGGGGGCGTCGCTGTGGGGCCGCGGGTTGGCCGGGTTCACGTTCACCACCGAGCCCTTGCGGCCCTCGAGGCGCAGCGCCGCCAGccggcccgcctcgcctgccaGCGCTGCCAACACGCCAGGCACACGCGTGGGCGCCCGGCCCGCTGCGCACATGCCCAGCACTGGCGGGGGTGCCCGCTCCGCCTCGCCCACCCCACCGCCAACATGCCAAGCACCCGCTCCGTCTCACTCATCCCGCTGGGGAGACGCCACGCACACGCGTAGCCACCACTCTGCCTCGCTCACCCCACTACCGGCACGCCAGGCGCATGTGGGGGcacctgctctgccctgccgcgCACACGGCAAGCATATGTGTGGATGCCCGCCCCACCTCACCCACCGCACCATAGACACACCAAGCACACGCGTGGGCTCCTGCCCCGCCACCCTCCGCTCCGCCAGCTCGTGTGCTGTGGGCATGGGTCACGCGACGGGACCACGCCCTGAGGCCACGCTGTGAGGACAGGCCGTGGGGACTCACCGGCGATGGGCACGGTGTCCCCGGAGGCGGCCCCCTGGTACAGCCCCAGGTCCACGAACACAGAGAAGGACGTCTTGCCGGGTGCCTTCACCAGTCCCCGTGACTGGTACTGGGGGGTGACACATCACGCACATACCCCGTCGTGCACATGCCCCATCACGGACCCCCCACCCGCCACAGATGAGGTCTGCTTGCtgccgtccccatgtccctgtgctcCCATCAGGGGACTGGCTCCTTGTCGAGTCCCTGTGCCCCCCCCAACCGTGTCCCGCCATGTCCTGTGCTCACGTCAGGGGGCTCCTtgccgggcgcggggggctcaTGGCTGGGCTGCACCACGTCAGGCAGGTTGGTGTAACCGTTGGCGTCAGCAGGcagccggccccgctcctcctccGGCGCCTGGGGATGGTGGGGACGTGGTGTCAGGGTATCCCCGcatcccctccgtgtcccccccgtgaTGCCCCGCCGTACCCGTCCCCGTGCCCGTCCGGCGGGCAGGGTGCCCTCGCCGCCGTAGGAGCTCTcggagccgctgccgcccgccgacTCGTCCACCTCGTGCACCACCATGGTGGTGATGCTGTCCGTGTCCCCGTCACGTGGCCTgtggggacacggcggggggCCGTCAGGGCCCCAGTCCCCTTCTCCTGTCCCCCCGGCTCTATCCTGAACTAcatgtccccatccctgaccctgtccccatccccgatCCCAaagccctgtccctgtcccatccccaaACATGCGTCTGTGTCAATGCCCCCATCTCTGACCCCGTCTTcaaatccccatccccatctgtgTCCATGTCCCTAAGCCCTAGCCCCgaggtgtccccatccctgtccccatgcaaTGTAAGGCTCCCTTACCCCTTGTCCCCACCCTCATGTCCTCAACCACGgggatgtccccatccccatgacCTTGTCCCCAACCCGAACTACGCATTCCTGACCATGTCCCCACCAAATCTGTGTCCCCATGCCCATCCGTCCCCAATGACATGTCCCTGTTCCCCTATCCTCATCTCCAAATCCGTGTCCCTGAAGCATCCCCCTCCCCACATCCATGTCCCCCTCCTCACCCGTCTCCAacatgtccccatccctgtccccatccccaaatCTGTGTCCCTAACAACGCGTCCCCATCCCACCTGCTGCCCTCGGCAGAGCTGCCGGCCCCAGCGTCACCCTCGTCCTCGCTGCTGTCCCCATCGCCGTCCTCACTGGACGACGAGTAGTCCATGGCCTTGGTGAGGGGCCGCGGTGCCTCCTCGGGGCGCTCCCGCACCAGCACCAGGTTCTGGGGGTGCCGCCGTCAggccacccggatgcctgggcccctctcgggGGACGGATGCCCAGgtccccccatcccgccccgcggggccagatgcctgggtcctcgCGGTCGTGGTAGGGGGTGAAATAGgcagcctggacacctgggctcccTGCTGGAGGTGCCTGGCCGTGTGTGTCCCCCACCccgccctggacacctgggccccactcaccgggggccggcggcggtcgtcaccccggggggggccggcggggggcagcaggggggagcCATCGCGCCGCGCCACACCTGAGCAGGGCCCAGTGAGGGTAGAGCCCCTGGCTCCCACTGTCCCCTGCCTGTGTCCCCCCagatgtccccatgtccctcccaGGCCCGTCCAGGTCCCCATCTGTCCAGTCCCACAACCTCCCAGGTGTCCCCATGTCCGTCAGGTCCCTCCCCGTGTCCCACCTCCCTCCACGGGTCCCCATGTCTCCCCAGGtccctccccatgtcccccaaGTTCCTCCCCAGGTCCCACGTTCCTCCATAGATTCCCAAGTCCCGTGCCATGTCCCCGCTCTCCCTGCGTCCCATATCCCTCCatgggtccctgtgtccccctccACCTCCGTGTCATGTGTCCCCACGTCCCTATGACCCTCctcgtgtccctccatgtcccatgtcctTCCATGgatccccagggcccccccacAGTCCCGCTGTCCCTTCCTGTGCCCCCCCATGTCTCTCATTACCCTGTTTTCCCTCCTATGTCCCTGTCTGGTCCCCATCTCTCCCATGTCCAGTATCCCTCCTCGTGTCCCCGTGTCCATGTGTCCCCCTTAGCCTCGTGCCCCCCCACGCCACCCCTGGAGACAAGCAGAATGAGGGGATGGGAGACAATAACCCATGTCCCCTCTCACGGCATCCGTGTCCTCTCGCACCCCTGGTCCCCCTCATGTCACCCGTGTCCCCTGGCACCCCCCTGCGTGCCCcgtcccacctccgagccggtTGCGCTCCAGGGACCCGGCCTGGGGGCGGCTGTCGGCCCCCGGCTCCCACGTGGGGTCGCTGCGCCGCAGGTCGGGGTTGCTGCAGGCCGAGAGCAGGTGCCGCGGGTGGGTGGCcgggtggtggtgatggggggcacgtgtcccccccccccatcatggGCGTGTCCCCAAACCCCACGTGGGGACCCCGGCATCCAGGCAGGCCTCACCTGGCGCGGACAGCGTGGGTGGGCCGGGTGGCAGCGGCGGTGTTGAGGGCGGTGGCGATGGAGGCTGTGCGCTGCGGCACCTGCGGGAGGCCGAGAGGGAGCGAGGGTGCCGGGAGCGgccgggacccaggtgtccgggtgcacACTCACCTTGGGGGGCGCCTCGGGTGGGCGCCGCAGCCAGGGCCCCTCGGGGGCCTCCGAGGTGGGGTCCGAATTCTGGCGCAGGACGggccgggggggtgcgggggggactgcggcggcggcggcagctgccaGGGCCCGGCCTGGCTGCTCCTGCAACGACTGCGAGCGCGGcaccgccgctgctgccgccttcAGCGGCACCCGGTGCGCCACGTGGCTCTGGGGGGGGAATGAGGGTGAGGGGTGGAGGCAGTGAGGCCCAGGCCCCAGTAATGCCCCgaccgtgcccagccctggctctgcccaccTTGTGCGGCCCCTCCTGGGGCTCCACGGGGCGCTGCATGGGGGGAGTCTGCGCCGTGGGGGCTGCGGGCTCCGTCGCTGCAGCCGTCGCCTTGGCTGGAGCCGCCGGAGAGctcggccggggcagccgcgggcgctCCTCCgcctgcgggggggcccaggtgtccaggaggggggCCCACGGCCTCCGGGGTCTTATCGCTCCCGCCAatgggggggcccaggagtctgggtCCCTGTCACCCTCTTCCATGGGGGAGCCAGGAGTCCAAGGTCCTTGTCACCCCTGCTCaaaggggacccaggcatcccaGCCCCCTCCTCTGGTGGCCCAGGTATCCGGGCTCACCTCGCGGGCCCAGGCCGGGGTCTCAGCGGCGACGCCCCTcccgcggggacccaggcgtccggcatcgggggggggctggagctgctgctgctgcagggacttGAGGTAGGCATGCTCCTGCTGGAGCTGCCGCTGGAGCCGCTCCGACTGccgctgctcctccagctgcttcCGCTTGTACTCCTGCAGGGGGCCCAGGTATCCGGGGTGAGAGGGGCCAAGGCATCTGGGCCCCCCCCAACTCCATGACCTGAGACCCCCCGTGTGCTCCCAGGAGAACCCAGAGAAGACCGAGAAGGCTGGTGTCTCCCTGAAGCCCCTCCCCTTTCATGTGGGGGTGTGGCCAAGGGGTGGGTGGGGCCAGCCTCAGGGGCGTGGCCAAGGTgggcggggccgtggggggcacataccagcagcagggcctgctcctgcaacagctgctgctgcaggatcTCAAGCTGCcgctgctcctcctccagctTGTGCCGGATGAACTCCTGCGAGGCGAAAGGGGTGagcgggggcccaggtgtccgggacggACCCAGGTGCAGCCCCCGCTAATCCCTCCCGGCTGGGGGGGCCCTGGCGTCCAGGCCTACCTGCTCGCGCTCGGCCTGGCGCCGCTCCTCCTCGCGCCGCAGGG
This region includes:
- the MINK1 gene encoding misshapen-like kinase 1 isoform X1; the encoded protein is MADPAPARSLDDIDLSSLRDPAGIFELVEVVGNGTYGQVYKGRHVKTGQLAAIKVMDVTEDEEEEIKQEINMLKKYSHHRNIATYYGAFVKKSPPGNDDQLWLVMEFCGAGSVTDLVKNTKGNALKEDCIAYVCREILRGLAHLHAHKVIHRDIKGQNVLLTENAEVKLVDFGVSAQLDRTVGRRNTFIGTPYWMAPEVIACDENPEATYDYRSDIWSLGITAIEMAEGAPPLCDMHPMRALFLIPRNPPPRLKSKKWSKKFVDFVETCLIKAYASRPGTEQLLKAPFIREQPTERQVRLQLRDHIDRSRKRRGEKDETEYEYSGSEEEDDGRGEEGEPSSLLAVPGESTLRREFLRLQQENKSRPPEVAPPPAPPPGPAQVQHLLLQRQLRLQQQRDERRRLEEQQRREREQRRREDLQALRREEERRQAEREQEFIRHKLEEEQRQLEILQQQLLQEQALLLEYKRKQLEEQRQSERLQRQLQQEHAYLKSLQQQQLQPPPDAGRLGPRGRGVAAETPAWAREAEERPRLPRPSSPAAPAKATAAATEPAAPTAQTPPMQRPVEPQEGPHKSHVAHRVPLKAAAAAVPRSQSLQEQPGRALAAAAAAAVPPAPPRPVLRQNSDPTSEAPEGPWLRRPPEAPPKVPQRTASIATALNTAAATRPTHAVRASNPDLRRSDPTWEPGADSRPQAGSLERNRLGGVARRDGSPLLPPAGPPRGDDRRRPPNLVLVRERPEEAPRPLTKAMDYSSSSEDGDGDSSEDEGDAGAGSSAEGSRPRDGDTDSITTMVVHEVDESAGGSGSESSYGGEGTLPAGRARGRAPEEERGRLPADANGYTNLPDVVQPSHEPPAPGKEPPDYQSRGLVKAPGKTSFSVFVDLGLYQGAASGDTVPIAALAGEAGRLAALRLEGRKGSVVNVNPANPRPHSDAPEIRKYKKRFNSEILCAALWGVNLLVGTETGLLLLDRSGQGKVYGLIARRRFQQMDVLEGLNLLTTISGKRNKLRVYYLSWLRNKILRNDPEVEKKQGWTTVGDMEGCVHYRVVKYERIKFLVIALRSSVEVYAWAPKPYHKFMAFKSFGDLPHRPLLVELTVEEGQRLKVIYGSGAGFHAIDVDSGNTYDVYVPVHIQSQVTPHAIIFLPETAGLEMLLCYEDEGVYVNTYGRITKDVVLQWGETPTSVAYICSNQIMGWGEKAIEIRSVETGHLDGVFMHKRAQRLKFLCERNDKVFFASVRSGGSSQVYFMTLNRNCVMNW
- the MINK1 gene encoding misshapen-like kinase 1 isoform X4, coding for MLKKYSHHRNIATYYGAFVKKSPPGNDDQLWLVMEFCGAGSVTDLVKNTKGNALKEDCIAYVCREILRGLAHLHAHKVIHRDIKGQNVLLTENAEVKLVDFGVSAQLDRTVGRRNTFIGTPYWMAPEVIACDENPEATYDYRSDIWSLGITAIEMAEGAPPLCDMHPMRALFLIPRNPPPRLKSKKWSKKFVDFVETCLIKAYASRPGTEQLLKAPFIREQPTERQVRLQLRDHIDRSRKRRGEKDETEYEYSGSEEEDDGRGEEGEPSSLLAVPGESTLRREFLRLQQENKSRPPEVAPPPAPPPGPAQVQHLLLQRQLRLQQQRDERRRLEEQQRREREQRRREDLQALRREEERRQAEREQEFIRHKLEEEQRQLEILQQQLLQEQALLLEYKRKQLEEQRQSERLQRQLQQEHAYLKSLQQQQLQPPPDAGRLGPRGRGVAAETPAWAREAEERPRLPRPSSPAAPAKATAAATEPAAPTAQTPPMQRPVEPQEGPHKSHVAHRVPLKAAAAAVPRSQSLQEQPGRALAAAAAAAVPPAPPRPVLRQNSDPTSEAPEGPWLRRPPEAPPKVPQRTASIATALNTAAATRPTHAVRASNPDLRRSDPTWEPGADSRPQAGSLERNRLGGVARRDGSPLLPPAGPPRGDDRRRPPNLVLVRERPEEAPRPLTKAMDYSSSSEDGDGDSSEDEGDAGAGSSAEGSRPRDGDTDSITTMVVHEVDESAGGSGSESSYGGEGTLPAGRARGRAPEEERGRLPADANGYTNLPDVVQPSHEPPAPGKEPPDYQSRGLVKAPGKTSFSVFVDLGLYQGAASGDTVPIAALAGEAGRLAALRLEGRKGSVVNVNPANPRPHSDAPEIRKYKKRFNSEILCAALWGVNLLVGTETGLLLLDRSGQGKVYGLIARRRFQQMDVLEGLNLLTTISGKRNKLRVYYLSWLRNKILRNDPEVEKKQGWTTVGDMEGCVHYRVVKYERIKFLVIALRSSVEVYAWAPKPYHKFMAFKSFGDLPHRPLLVELTVEEGQRLKVIYGSGAGFHAIDVDSGNTYDVYVPVHIQSQVTPHAIIFLPETAGLEMLLCYEDEGVYVNTYGRITKDVVLQWGETPTSVAYICSNQIMGWGEKAIEIRSVETGHLDGVFMHKRAQRLKFLCERNDKVFFASVRSGGSSQVYFMTLNRNCVMNW
- the MINK1 gene encoding misshapen-like kinase 1 isoform X3, which produces MADPAPARSLDDIDLSSLRDPAGIFELVEVVGNGTYGQVYKGRHVKTGQLAAIKVMDVTEDEEEEIKQEINMLKKYSHHRNIATYYGAFVKKSPPGNDDQLWLVMEFCGAGSVTDLVKNTKGNALKEDCIAYVCREILRGLAHLHAHKVIHRDIKGQNVLLTENAEVKLVDFGVSAQLDRTVGRRNTFIGTPYWMAPEVIACDENPEATYDYRSDIWSLGITAIEMAEGAPPLCDMHPMRALFLIPRNPPPRLKSKKWSKKFVDFVETCLIKAYASRPGTEQLLKAPFIREQPTERQVRLQLRDHIDRSRKRRGEKDETEYEYSGSEEEDDGRGEEGEPSSLLAVPGESTLRREFLRLQQENKSRPPEVAPPPAPPPGPAQVQHLLLQRQLRLQQQRDERRRLEEQQRREREQRRREDLQALRREEERRQAEREQEFIRHKLEEEQRQLEILQQQLLQEQALLLEYKRKQLEEQRQSERLQRQLQQEHAYLKSLQQQQLQPPPDAGRLGPRGRGVAAETPAWAREAEERPRLPRPSSPAAPAKATAAATEPAAPTAQTPPMQRPVEPQEGPHKSHVAHRVPLKAAAAAVPRSQSLQEQPGRALAAAAAAAVPPAPPRPVLRQNSDPTSEAPEGPWLRRPPEAPPKVPQRTASIATALNTAAATRPTHAVRASNPDLRRSDPTWEPGADSRPQAGSLERNRLGGVARRDGSPLLPPAGPPRGDDRRRPPNLVLVRERPEEAPRPLTKAMDYSSSSEDGDGDSSEDEGDAGAGSSAEGSRPRDGDTDSITTMVVHEVDESAGGSGSESSYGGEGTLPAGRARGRAPEEERGRLPADANGYTNLPDVVQPSHEPPAPGKEPPDYQSRGLVKAPGKTSFSVFVDLGLYQGAASGDTVPIAGVNLLVGTETGLLLLDRSGQGKVYGLIARRRFQQMDVLEGLNLLTTISGKRNKLRVYYLSWLRNKILRNDPEVEKKQGWTTVGDMEGCVHYRVVKYERIKFLVIALRSSVEVYAWAPKPYHKFMAFKSFGDLPHRPLLVELTVEEGQRLKVIYGSGAGFHAIDVDSGNTYDVYVPVHIQSQVTPHAIIFLPETAGLEMLLCYEDEGVYVNTYGRITKDVVLQWGETPTSVAYICSNQIMGWGEKAIEIRSVETGHLDGVFMHKRAQRLKFLCERNDKVFFASVRSGGSSQVYFMTLNRNCVMNW
- the MINK1 gene encoding misshapen-like kinase 1 isoform X2; the protein is MADPAPARSLDDIDLSSLRDPAGIFELVEVVGNGTYGQVYKGRHVKTGQLAAIKVMDVTEDEEEEIKQEINMLKKYSHHRNIATYYGAFVKKSPPGNDDQLWLVMEFCGAGSVTDLVKNTKGNALKEDCIAYVCREILRGLAHLHAHKVIHRDIKGQNVLLTENAEVKLVDFGVSAQLDRTVGRRNTFIGTPYWMAPEVIACDENPEATYDYRSDIWSLGITAIEMAEGAPPLCDMHPMRALFLIPRNPPPRLKSKKWSKKFVDFVETCLIKAYASRPGTEQLLKAPFIREQPTERQVRLQLRDHIDRSRKRRGEKDETEYEYSGSEEEDDGRGEEGEPSSLLAVPGESTLRREFLRLQQENKSRPPEVAPPPAPPPGPAQVQHLLLQRQLRLQQQRDERRRLEEQQRREREQRRREDLQALRREEERRQAEREQEFIRHKLEEEQRQLEILQQQLLQEQALLLEYKRKQLEEQRQSERLQRQLQQEHAYLKSLQQQQLQPPPDAGRLGPRGRGVAAETPAWAREAEERPRLPRPSSPAAPAKATAAATEPAAPTAQTPPMQRPVEPQEGPHKSHVAHRVPLKAAAAAVPRSQSLQEQPGRALAAAAAAAVPPAPPRPVLRQNSDPTSEAPEGPWLRRPPEAPPKVPQRTASIATALNTAAATRPTHAVRASNPDLRRSDPTWEPGADSRPQAGSLERNRLGGVARRDGSPLLPPAGPPRGDDRRRPPNLVLVRERPEEAPRPLTKAMDYSSSSEDGDGDSSEDEGDAGAGSSAEGSRPRDGDTDSITTMVVHEVDESAGGSGSESSYGGEGTLPAGRARAPEEERGRLPADANGYTNLPDVVQPSHEPPAPGKEPPDYQSRGLVKAPGKTSFSVFVDLGLYQGAASGDTVPIAALAGEAGRLAALRLEGRKGSVVNVNPANPRPHSDAPEIRKYKKRFNSEILCAALWGVNLLVGTETGLLLLDRSGQGKVYGLIARRRFQQMDVLEGLNLLTTISGKRNKLRVYYLSWLRNKILRNDPEVEKKQGWTTVGDMEGCVHYRVVKYERIKFLVIALRSSVEVYAWAPKPYHKFMAFKSFGDLPHRPLLVELTVEEGQRLKVIYGSGAGFHAIDVDSGNTYDVYVPVHIQSQVTPHAIIFLPETAGLEMLLCYEDEGVYVNTYGRITKDVVLQWGETPTSVAYICSNQIMGWGEKAIEIRSVETGHLDGVFMHKRAQRLKFLCERNDKVFFASVRSGGSSQVYFMTLNRNCVMNW